The following proteins come from a genomic window of Miscanthus floridulus cultivar M001 chromosome 2, ASM1932011v1, whole genome shotgun sequence:
- the LOC136537922 gene encoding photosystem I reaction center subunit III, chloroplastic-like: protein MAALAASSTAAFAAKPRLPRARLSVACSATGGDSNGSSNSSVSLAYSVKTFSAALALSSVLLSSAATSPPPAAADIAGLTPCKESKAFAKREKNSIKKLTASLKKYAPDSAPALAINATIEKTKRRFENYGKFGLLCGADGLPHLIVSGDQRHWGEFITPGLLFLYIAGWIGWVGRSYLIAISGEKKPAMREIIIDVELATRLLPRGFIWPVAAYRELINGDLVVDDKDVGYY, encoded by the coding sequence atgGCCGCCCTCGCCGCCTCCTCCACGGCCGCCTTCGCCGCGAAGCCGCGCCTCCCGCGGGCGCGCCTCTCCGTGGCCTGCTCCGCCACCGGCGGCGACAGCAACGGCAGCTCCAACAGCAGCGTGTCGCTCGCGTACTCCGTGAAGACGTTCTCGGCCGCGCTGGCGCTGTCGTCGGTGCTGCTGTCCTCGGCCGCCACCTCCCCACCGCCCGCGGCCGCCGACATCGCGGGCCTGACCCCGTGCAAGGAGTCCAAGGCGTTCGCGAAGCGCGAGAAGAACTCGATCAAGAAGCTGACGGCGTCGCTCAAGAAGTACGCGCCCGACAGCGCGCCGGCGCTCGCCATCAACGCCACCATCGAGAAGACGAAGCGGCGGTTCGAGAACTACGGCAAGTTCGGCCTGCTCTGCGGCGCCGACGGCCTGCCGCACCTCATCGTGAGCGGCGATCAGCGGCACTGGGGCGAGTTCATCACCCCCGGGCTGCTCTTCCTCTACATCGCCGGGTGGATCGGGTGGGTCGGCAGGAGCTACCTCATCGCCATCAGCGGCGAGAAGAAGCCCGCCATGAGGGAGATCATCATCGACGTCGAGCTCGCCACACGCCTCCTCCCCAGGGGGTTCATCTGGCCCGTTGCGGCATACCGCGAGCTCATCAACGGAGACCTCGTCGTCGACGACAAGGACGTCGGCTACTACTAA